The Rana temporaria chromosome 4, aRanTem1.1, whole genome shotgun sequence genome contains a region encoding:
- the LOC120935352 gene encoding LOW QUALITY PROTEIN: radial spoke head protein 3 homolog (The sequence of the model RefSeq protein was modified relative to this genomic sequence to represent the inferred CDS: deleted 1 base in 1 codon) gives MASLLLSHKEMGSGTYTFSSQPRVVQNRHKYRTIQPPTSEESYHYGNIMYDRRVVRGNTYAQLILPLAAQPDPVEIQRAQEARRRALAKKRAKDLLRHRTPEPVEGRKHIDVQTELYLEELSDHVEEKDMECQTDAFLDRPPTPLFIPAKTGVDVSTQILKGELFDLDLEVKPLLEVPIGKTVEQALLEVMEEEELASLRAQQRAFEELRNAELPQAQRLEEQERRHREEKDRRKQQQREMLLKEKETAEKVAARAFAQQYLADLIPSVFSSLRDNRYFYDPVERDVETVFIPWVMNEVEKTLKKNELGRAILDMLIKDVIGKRNYDFKRLELHESTTSDA, from the exons ATGGCATCTCTATTACTATCTCATAAAGAAATGGGAAGTGGAACATACACATTCTCCAGCCAACCCAGGGTGGTTCAAAACCGCCATAAATACAGGACAATACAACCACCCACGTCTGAAGAGAGTTATCATTATGGAAATATAATGTATGATAGAAGAGTGGTGCGTGGTAACACATATGCACAGCTGATACTACCCCTGGCAGCTCAGCCAGATCCAGTGGAGATTCAGAGAGCACAAGAAGCGCGCAGAAGAGCACTGGCAAAGAAACGTGCCAAAGATCTGTTGCGGCAT AGGACCCCAGAGCCAGTAGAAGGCAGGAAGCATATTGATGTGCAGACAGAGCTTTACCTGGAAGAACTAAGTGACCATGTCGAAGAGAAAGATATGGAATGCCAGACAGATGCCTTTTTGGACAGACCACCTACACCTCTGTTTATTCCGGCAAAGACAGGAGTTGATGTTTCCACTCAGATTTTGAAAGGAGAACTTTTTGACCTTGATCTGGAAGTTAAACCGCTGCTGGAGGTGCCGATTGGCAAAACAGTTGAGCAGGCTTTACTTGAGGTAATGGAAGAAGAAGAACTTGCCAGCTTAAGAGCACAACAGCGTGCCTTTGAGGAACTGCGCAATGCTGAACTTCCTCAGGCACAACGTCTCGAGGAACAGGAGAGAAGACACAGGGAAGAAAAGGACCGACGCAAACAGCAACAAAGGGAAATGCTTTTGAAAGAAAAGGAAACGGCAGAGAAGGTggcagcaagggcttttgcacAGCAGTACCTGGCTGACCTTATTCCATCTGTGTTCAGCAGCCTAAGGGATAATAGATATTTCTATGACCCAGTGGAAAGAGATGTAGAGACTGTATTCATACCATGGGTTATGAATGAGGTAGAGAAGACACTAAAGAAGAATGAACTTGGAAGAGCAATTCTGGACATGTTAATAAAAGACGTCATAGGAAAGAGAAATTATGATTTCAAAAGATTGGAGTTACACGAATCTACAACATCAGATGCATAA